In Hermetia illucens chromosome 1, iHerIll2.2.curated.20191125, whole genome shotgun sequence, one genomic interval encodes:
- the LOC119657630 gene encoding general odorant-binding protein 66-like, protein MLILFVTIAVFGFIKTIAANPEVCSQIPRHSLIFDCCHHQILLSGFGPKCIEIIQSTNLSPISLCLAECIFRRSGVMTSNEFILDKVKENVQTIFNQTNTALFIPILGDGLERCSKFVTENMDTPIEVYLPEDMCDPIPALIAQCTLVDSFLNCPKEQWEDSAACNDVRNFFKSCKHPLFKF, encoded by the exons ATGTTAATTTTATTCGTAACAATTGCAGTTTTTGGTTTTATT AAAACAATCGCTGCAAACCCCGAGGTTTGTTCTCAAATCCCTCGCCATTCG TTGATTTTCGATTGCTGCCATCATCAGATTTTATTGAGTGGTTTTGGGCCAAAATGTATCGAGATCATACAATCAACCAATCTTTCTCCCATCTCATTG TGTCTTGCCGAGTGTATTTTCAGGCGAAGTGGCGTTATGACCAGCAATGAATTTATATTGGACAAGGTTAAGGAGAATGTTcaaaccattttcaaccaaacgaATACAGCTCTGTTTATTCCAATATTGGGTGATGGCCTGGAGAGGTGCTCTAAATTCG TCACAGAAAATATGGACACTCCAATTGAAGTCTATTTGCCCGAGGATATGTGTGATCCAATACCTGCTTTAATAGCTCAATGTACTCTTGTGGATTCATTTTTAAACTGCCCAAAAGAACAGTGGGAGGATTCTGCGGCTTGTAATGacgttcgcaattttttcaagaGTTGTAAACATCCTTTGTTTAAATTCTAA